One Phaseolus vulgaris cultivar G19833 chromosome 2, P. vulgaris v2.0, whole genome shotgun sequence DNA window includes the following coding sequences:
- the LOC137812609 gene encoding bifunctional UDP-glucose 4-epimerase and UDP-xylose 4-epimerase 1, with protein sequence MVSPSQKILVTGGAGFIGTHTVVQLLKGGFAVSIIDNFDNSVMEAVDRVRQVVGPHLSQNLEFTKGDLRNRDDLEKLFSRTTFDAVIHFAGLKAVAESVAKPRRYFDFNLVGTINLYEVMAKYNCKKMVFSSSATVYGQPEKIPCEEDFKLHAMNPYGRTKLFLEEIARDIQKAEPEWKIILLRYFNPVGAHESGKLGEDPKGIPNNLMPYIQQVAVERLPELNVYGHDYPTRDGSAIRDYIHVMDLADGHIAALRKLFTSDNIGCTAYNLGTGRGTSVLEMVAAFEKASGKKIPVKLCPRRPGDATEVYASTQRAETELGWKAKYGVEEMCRDQWNWAKNNPWGYTGKP encoded by the exons ATGGTTTCCCCCTCCCAAAAGATTCTGGTCACCGGTGGTGCCGGTTTCATAGGCACCCACACCGTCGTGCAGCTCCTCAAAGGAGGCTTCGCTGTTTCAATAATCGACAATTTCGACAACTCCGTCATGGAAGCGGTCGACCGGGTACGCCAGGTGGTGGGCCCTCATCTTTCTCAGAACCTCGAATTCACCAAG GGCGATCTCAGAAACAGGGACGACTTGGAGAAACTCTTCTCCAGGACCAC ATTCGATGCCGTTATCCACTTCGCTGGCCTCAAGGCGGTTGCGGAAAGCGTGGCGAAGCCGCGTCGCTACTTTGATTTCAATTTGGTCGGCACCATCAATCTCTACGAAGTTATGGCCAAGTATAACTGTAAAAAG ATGGTTTTTTCATCTTCTGCAACCGTTTATGGCCAACCTGAAAAGATACCGTGTGAGGAGGATTTCAAGTTGCATGCTATGAATCCATATGGACGGACCAAG CTTTTCCTTGAAGAAATTGCCCGAGATATTCAGAAAGCCGAGCCAGAATGGAAGATCATATTACTGAGATACTTCAATCCAGTTGGGGCTCATGAAAGTGGTAAACTCGGTGAAGATCCCAAGGGCATCCCAAATAATCTCATGCCTTACATTCAGCAAGTAGCTGTTGAAAGGTTGCCTGAACTCAATGTATACGGTCATGATTATCCAACCAGGGATGGCTCTGCG ATCCGGGACTATATCCATGTGATGGACTTAGCagatggtcacattgctgcctTGAGAAAGCTCTTCACATCGGATAACATAG GTTGTACTGCTTACAACCTGGGAACCGGTCGTGGAACATCTGTGCTTGAAATGGTTGCAGCATTTGAAAAGGCTTCTGGCAAG AAAATTCCAGTAAAATTATGTCCAAGAAGACCAGGAGATGCTACGGAGGTTTATGCATCTACACAGAGAGCTGAGACAGAGCTTGGTTGGAA GGCAAAATATGGTGTGGAGGAGATGTGCAGGGACCAGTGGAATTGGGCAAAGAACAATCCCTGGGGTTACACGGGGAAGCCTTGA